ATCTTTTGCACCGACACGGTATAGAACGTTTAATGCCGCAAAAGGAGTGGTTTTGTCTTGATGAACAACTACCCGTAGGCCGTTTTCAAGAAGATGTTTTTTGTATTGGATCATATGTGCTTAGTAATGAAATGGAGGAGGTAATCCTCTTAAGTCTGCTTAATTAAAAAATCCCATAAAGAGATCTTTCTCTTTATGGGGCAAATGTAATGAATATATATTGAAGCATTTTAAAAACGATATTGTTCCTCGTTTACAATTTTATCTCTAGCTTCGTTGTACTCCGAGAGTAGCATGGTAAAGATGTCTGAAACCGATTTTTCTTTTTCAATCATAGACGATACTTGTCCAATCTCTAATTCGCCTTCCTCTAGTTCCCCTAGAAACATCCCTTGTTTGGCACGTCCTTTTCCTAAAATTTCTCTTAGACTTTCAGGAGTAGCCCCAGCTCTCTCCATTCCTTGAACTGTTTGGTAAAAGTGATTGTTTAACAATCGTACAGGAGCCAAACTTTTTAATGACAGTTTTGTATCTCCCTCTTTTGCCTTGAATACGGTCTCTTTGAAGTTGGAGTGTGCCGAGGACTCTTTTGATACCGCAAAGAGAGATCCTATCTGTACTCCATCAGCACCAAGACTATGTGCAGCCAACCATGCTTGACCAGAACCTATTCCTCCTGCCGCAATAACGGGTAGGGAGGTTGATCTTCTAACCTGAGGTATCAAAGTTAATGTCGTCGTCTCTTCTCTTCCGTTATGACCTCCTGCTTCAAATCCTTCGGCAACAATTGCATCTACACCAGCATCTTCACATTTTTTTGCAAAAAGAGAACTTGAAACCACATGAACTACTGTGATTCCATGAGATTTGAGTGTTTGAGTCCATTTCTTAGGACTACCAGCCGAAGTGAAAACGATCTTAACCTTCTCTTTGATGATTATATCAATGATCTTATCTAATTCGGGGTAAAGTAACGGCAAATTAACCCCCCATGGTTTGTCCGTTGCAGATTGCATTTTTTGAACATGCTCTCTAAATGTCTCAGGATGCATTGACCCAGCACCTAGAAGCCCTAATCCACCTTGATTGGACACTGCTGATGCAAGTTTCCAACCAGAACACCAAACCATACCTCCTTGTACAATGGGGTATTTTATATTAAAAAGTTTACATATTTTATTCATGATACTACCTAATTGGAGATTAACTGAATTGGTCATCTTCAAGATTACCAAATGATTAATCAAATATATAACAAAAGGTGTGGATTAAAAGTTCTTTAAGTCCTTTTTTAAATAATCGTTGGTGAATCTTTTAAAGTATTTTCATCGTGTCCTCTTTTAAGGTTAATTCGAAGTACTTAGTAGCTCTTATGATGACATAATAGTTACCCTTTAGATACCCTTTGATTACCTTTAGAGTAACCAAAGGGTAACTAAAGGGTAACCAAAGGGTATCCAAAGTACGCTTTAACTCATATTGAAATGGCTTTAAAAACACACAAATTAGGTTATATAACATGTCCTTGAATAGGTGTCAAGCGAACTAGTCGTTTAGTTTTGTGTTATCAAGTTTAATAGGATGAAAGATTTGTAGAGATTTATGACACCGATTGATAGAATTTACTCTTGGCAGAAGAGACACCTTTCGCCTCGTACTTTATTATATTTACTAAGCATTGTTATTGGCATTGCTGCTGGATTGGCCGCAGTGTTAATAAAGAATTCGGTAGGGATGATGCACCATTTCGTTGCATTTGCGTTTCCCGTTGCCTTTCAGGAGTATTTACGGTTTATTCTTCCTTCGATAGGTCTTCTTTTGGTGCTGATATTTATTCGATATATCAATAAAAAGCCTGTAGGTCACGGTATTCCTAGTGTATTATATGCCATATCTCAAAATGAAGGAAAGATTGAAAAACATAATACCTACTCATCCATTATCACAAGTGCTCTGACTGTTGGGTTTGGAGGTTCTGTTGGATTGGAGGGTCCTACCGTTGCTACGGGGGCTGCCATTGGTTCTAATTTGGCTTCCACTTTCCGCTTGACATACAAACAGATGGTTATCATGCTTGGTTGTGCTTGTGCTGGAGCAATGGCAGCCATTTTTAAAGCGCCTATCACGGCGATTGTATTTGCTGTAGAGGTGATTATGATCGACTTAACAGCCATCTCTTTAATTCCTTTGATTCTTTCTTCTGCTACGGCAGTGTTGATATCCTATTTCTTTTTAGGAATGAAAGCAATCTATTTTGTGCC
The Prolixibacteraceae bacterium DNA segment above includes these coding regions:
- a CDS encoding nitronate monooxygenase, whose amino-acid sequence is MTNSVNLQLGSIMNKICKLFNIKYPIVQGGMVWCSGWKLASAVSNQGGLGLLGAGSMHPETFREHVQKMQSATDKPWGVNLPLLYPELDKIIDIIIKEKVKIVFTSAGSPKKWTQTLKSHGITVVHVVSSSLFAKKCEDAGVDAIVAEGFEAGGHNGREETTTLTLIPQVRRSTSLPVIAAGGIGSGQAWLAAHSLGADGVQIGSLFAVSKESSAHSNFKETVFKAKEGDTKLSLKSLAPVRLLNNHFYQTVQGMERAGATPESLREILGKGRAKQGMFLGELEEGELEIGQVSSMIEKEKSVSDIFTMLLSEYNEARDKIVNEEQYRF